One genomic window of Candidatus Binatia bacterium includes the following:
- a CDS encoding AAA family ATPase — protein MSKSTTSLGDVLQKHSIVVCAGSGGVGKTTTAAALAVYAALAGRRTMVMTIDPAKRLANALGVRTLGGIDAAVSVDGLPRGRLSAMMLDQKGAWDEMVERHAPSAEVREKILGNRFYQHLSQSFAGSQDYMAIEQLCTLHTGGDYDLIVVDTPPTRHALDFLEAPQRIADFLDRRIIKWFVRPYFSASWSTMRLVNRTAGFLFRRLEDATGISALVEVSEFFTSMSGLFEGFEPRVRRVYDLLRSDETAFVLVASPEEQVLVEAEYFCRQVRELGMGLRAVVFNRVHREAGGTGRARAVDAVAPVLRRALGNAAETMIENFARYELLGRGDGLRLDAFRAQLPRGVAVAEVPNFTSDIHSVAGLRSMHPYLFSD, from the coding sequence ATGAGCAAGAGCACCACCAGCTTGGGCGACGTGTTGCAGAAGCACAGCATTGTCGTCTGTGCCGGCAGTGGCGGGGTCGGCAAGACGACGACGGCGGCGGCCCTGGCGGTCTACGCGGCTCTTGCCGGCCGCCGGACGATGGTGATGACCATCGACCCGGCCAAGCGCCTTGCCAATGCTCTGGGGGTGCGAACTCTGGGGGGTATCGATGCGGCGGTGAGCGTGGACGGCCTCCCCAGGGGCCGCCTGTCGGCGATGATGCTCGATCAGAAGGGTGCGTGGGACGAGATGGTGGAGCGGCACGCGCCGTCGGCTGAGGTCCGGGAGAAGATCCTCGGCAATCGTTTCTACCAGCACCTCTCACAGAGCTTTGCCGGCTCCCAGGATTACATGGCGATCGAACAGCTCTGTACGCTGCACACCGGCGGCGATTACGACCTGATCGTGGTCGATACACCGCCGACCCGTCACGCCCTCGATTTCCTCGAGGCGCCGCAGCGCATCGCCGACTTCCTCGACCGGCGTATCATCAAGTGGTTTGTCCGACCCTACTTCTCGGCGAGCTGGTCGACGATGCGCCTGGTGAACCGGACCGCCGGGTTTCTCTTTCGGCGGCTCGAAGACGCCACGGGTATTTCGGCTCTGGTGGAGGTGTCGGAGTTCTTCACGTCCATGAGTGGTCTCTTCGAGGGATTCGAGCCGCGTGTGCGCCGCGTGTACGACCTGCTGCGCTCCGACGAGACCGCGTTTGTGCTGGTGGCCAGTCCCGAGGAGCAGGTGCTGGTCGAGGCCGAGTACTTCTGCCGCCAGGTGCGCGAGTTGGGGATGGGGCTGCGCGCGGTGGTCTTCAACCGGGTACACCGCGAAGCGGGGGGCACGGGTCGTGCGCGTGCCGTGGATGCGGTGGCGCCGGTGTTGCGGCGGGCGCTCGGGAATGCCGCCGAGACAATGATCGAGAACTTCGCGCGGTACGAGTTGTTGGGGCGGGGAGACGGCTTACGGCTGGATGCCTTTCGGGCGCAACTTCCCAGGGGTGTAGCCGTTGCGGAGGTTCCGAACTTCACTTCGGATATACACAGCGTTGCCGGGCTGCGGTCGATGCACCCT